One window from the genome of Mumia sp. ZJ1417 encodes:
- a CDS encoding ROK family transcriptional regulator, which translates to MPPRSGSTSALRSANLDRVVDLLRAVDELSQAEIARQTALAPATVSNIVRHLVAIGLVETTGTVGRRGSTVRISREAGLVAGFDFGHSHLQVALGDLAGRLVASSQCPLDNDHAYADGLALASTMLAELLDGLGEDAKRVHAAGVGLPAPISRDGRITAGSILPGWVGVTASEVASEEFGVPAVVDNDANLGALAELRTDPRVTTLAYLKVSSGIGCGLVLDSRVYRGGLGTAGELGHITLDESGPLCRCGSRGCLEAYAGGSGLVEQLAGRLPDLTVHELVEIAAAGDAGARRLLEDAGRALGQGSAIVANLLSPERIVIGGDLACEIVVDGIRDGLRRHAVDGLRGGVDVSLSTLGDQASVVGALLIALDAVALPG; encoded by the coding sequence ATGCCCCCTCGGTCCGGATCGACCTCTGCGCTGCGCTCGGCCAACCTCGACCGCGTCGTGGACCTCCTGCGCGCCGTCGACGAGCTCAGCCAGGCCGAGATCGCCCGTCAGACCGCGCTCGCGCCTGCCACGGTCTCCAACATCGTGCGCCACCTCGTCGCGATCGGGCTCGTCGAGACGACAGGGACGGTCGGGCGGCGCGGATCGACCGTCCGGATCTCACGCGAGGCCGGGCTCGTCGCAGGGTTCGACTTCGGCCACTCCCACCTCCAGGTGGCCCTCGGCGACCTGGCCGGCAGGCTCGTCGCCTCGTCGCAGTGCCCGCTCGACAACGACCACGCGTACGCCGACGGGCTCGCGCTCGCCTCGACGATGCTCGCCGAGCTCCTCGACGGCCTCGGCGAGGACGCGAAGCGGGTCCACGCCGCGGGTGTCGGGCTGCCCGCACCCATCAGCCGTGACGGTCGGATCACGGCCGGGTCGATCCTCCCGGGGTGGGTGGGGGTGACGGCGTCCGAGGTCGCGTCCGAAGAGTTCGGCGTCCCCGCCGTCGTCGACAACGACGCCAACCTCGGCGCGCTCGCCGAGCTGCGCACGGATCCTCGCGTCACGACGCTCGCCTACCTGAAGGTGTCCTCCGGGATCGGCTGCGGCCTCGTCCTCGACAGCCGGGTCTACCGCGGCGGGCTCGGCACGGCGGGCGAGCTCGGACACATCACGCTCGACGAGTCAGGTCCGCTGTGCCGGTGCGGGAGCCGCGGATGCCTCGAGGCGTACGCGGGAGGCTCGGGGCTGGTCGAGCAGCTTGCCGGCCGGCTCCCCGACCTCACGGTCCACGAGCTCGTGGAGATCGCGGCCGCGGGCGATGCCGGTGCTCGTCGCCTGCTCGAAGACGCAGGGCGTGCGCTCGGACAGGGTTCGGCGATCGTGGCCAACCTCCTGAGCCCCGAGCGCATCGTGATCGGCGGCGACCTGGCCTGCGAGATCGTCGTCGACGGCATCCGCGACGGGCTGCGCCGACACGCGGTCGACGGCTTGCGCGGCGGGGTGGACGTGTCGCTCTCGACGCTCGGCGACCAGGCGTCGGTCGTGGGCGCGCTCCTGATCGCCCTCGACGCTGTGGCGCTGCCGGGCTGA
- a CDS encoding sugar ABC transporter substrate-binding protein: MKKFARTAVGAASVVILTAALGACGGDDDSDGGGGGSDSKTIALLLPETKTTRYEAFDKPLFEAKVKELCDDCDVKYLNADQDASKQQQQAESAITDGAAVLVLDPVDSEAAVGIVKSAQSSDVPVVAYDRFIEGADYYLSFDNERVGELQGEALVEATGGTGDILMLNGAPTDPNAAQFKAGAHKAIDASGLNVVAEFDNPDWSPDNAQKFVTSQLNNTDAASLAGVYAANDGQAGGVIAALRADGLTKFPPVTGQDAELAAIQRIVAGDQYMTIYKSIKTEAEKAAEVAVAIVNGDDVGETTDFQGVKSFIFDPVVVTQDNVKDTVVADGFYTVEDICTAEYADACAAAGLS, translated from the coding sequence GTGAAGAAGTTTGCGCGCACCGCTGTAGGGGCGGCGTCGGTCGTGATCCTCACGGCCGCACTGGGCGCCTGCGGCGGGGACGATGACAGTGATGGCGGAGGCGGCGGCAGCGACAGCAAGACGATCGCCCTGCTGCTCCCCGAGACCAAGACCACCCGGTACGAGGCCTTCGACAAGCCGCTCTTCGAGGCCAAGGTCAAGGAGCTGTGCGACGACTGCGACGTCAAGTACCTCAACGCCGACCAGGACGCGTCGAAGCAGCAGCAGCAGGCGGAGTCGGCGATCACCGACGGCGCGGCCGTGCTGGTGCTCGACCCGGTCGACAGCGAGGCCGCCGTCGGCATCGTGAAGTCGGCCCAGTCCTCCGACGTCCCTGTCGTCGCGTACGACCGCTTCATCGAGGGCGCCGACTACTACCTGTCGTTCGACAACGAGCGGGTCGGCGAGCTCCAGGGCGAGGCGCTCGTCGAGGCGACCGGTGGCACCGGCGACATCCTCATGCTCAACGGTGCGCCGACCGATCCGAACGCTGCCCAGTTCAAGGCGGGCGCGCACAAGGCGATCGACGCCAGCGGCCTCAACGTGGTCGCTGAGTTCGACAACCCGGACTGGAGCCCGGACAACGCGCAGAAGTTCGTCACGTCGCAGCTCAACAACACCGATGCTGCGTCGCTCGCCGGCGTGTACGCCGCCAACGACGGGCAGGCAGGCGGCGTCATCGCCGCACTGCGCGCCGACGGGCTGACGAAGTTCCCGCCGGTGACAGGCCAGGACGCCGAGCTCGCCGCGATCCAGCGCATCGTGGCCGGCGACCAGTACATGACGATCTACAAGTCGATCAAGACCGAGGCCGAAAAGGCTGCCGAGGTTGCCGTCGCGATCGTCAACGGCGACGACGTGGGCGAGACGACCGACTTCCAGGGCGTCAAGTCGTTCATCTTCGACCCGGTGGTCGTCACGCAGGACAACGTCAAGGACACCGTCGTGGCGGACGGTTTCTACACGGTCGAGGACATCTGCACTGCCGAGTACGCCGACGCGTGCGCAGCCGCAGGCCTCAGCTGA
- a CDS encoding ATP-binding cassette domain-containing protein — MNDGSQPILSLRGIDKRFGAVQALSDVSIDVRPGEVVALVGDNGAGKSTLVKIMSGVYQPDGGEIIFDGRPVSIPGPKAAQALGVATVFQDLALCDNLDVVANLFLGHERTSAGVLDEVEMERHSWELLQQLSAKIPSVRIPIASLSGGQRQTVAIARSLVGDPKVVMLDEPTAALGVAQTAEALNLIERLRTRGLGVILISHNMADVQAVADRIYVLRLGRNGAEFEIADVTTEQLVAAITGASDNVVAERAARDRTGTPITPEDIDPFAVLPDGGSGATDAATPDSDEERDA, encoded by the coding sequence ATGAACGACGGCAGCCAGCCGATCCTCTCGCTGCGCGGCATCGACAAGCGCTTCGGCGCCGTGCAAGCCCTCAGCGACGTCTCGATCGACGTACGACCCGGCGAAGTGGTCGCGCTCGTCGGAGACAACGGCGCGGGCAAGTCGACCCTCGTCAAGATCATGTCCGGCGTCTATCAGCCCGACGGCGGCGAGATCATCTTCGACGGCCGCCCCGTGTCGATCCCCGGTCCGAAGGCCGCGCAGGCGCTCGGCGTCGCGACGGTCTTCCAGGACCTCGCGCTCTGCGACAACCTCGACGTCGTCGCCAACCTCTTCCTAGGCCACGAGCGCACCAGCGCCGGTGTCCTGGACGAGGTGGAGATGGAACGCCACTCCTGGGAGCTGCTCCAACAGCTCTCCGCAAAGATCCCGTCCGTCCGCATCCCCATCGCGTCGCTGTCGGGCGGCCAGCGCCAGACCGTCGCGATCGCACGCAGCCTCGTGGGCGACCCCAAGGTCGTGATGCTCGACGAGCCGACCGCTGCCCTGGGCGTCGCGCAGACCGCAGAGGCCCTCAACCTCATCGAGAGGCTGCGCACACGGGGCCTTGGCGTGATCCTCATCAGCCACAACATGGCGGACGTGCAGGCCGTCGCCGACCGGATCTACGTCCTTCGCCTCGGGCGCAACGGGGCAGAGTTCGAGATCGCCGACGTCACGACGGAGCAGCTCGTGGCCGCGATCACCGGTGCCTCGGACAACGTCGTCGCCGAGCGCGCCGCCCGCGACCGTACGGGGACCCCGATCACCCCGGAGGACATCGATCCGTTCGCCGTCCTGCCCGACGGCGGCTCCGGTGCCACCGATGCCGCCACCCCCGACTCGGACGAGGAGCGCGACGCATGA
- a CDS encoding sugar ABC transporter permease, which translates to MTTTYDKSDERLVGTDSPRATLRAFGRRIRSGDLGMAPVIIGLLAIWVIFFLQNERFLSSRNLVNLSLDSATIGMISLGIVLVLLLGEIDLSVGSVSGVGGSILAVMLVYQGWPLLPSILLALAAGVAIGTFYGLLFTQFGVPSFVITLAGLLAFLGVQLWVLGSRGTVNLPVDSWLIEFANFKFLSEPVSYGLAVVIGLVYLGTRLRTIQRRRAANLSAPSFQGAVVRAVLMVAALLFGAWYLNQDRGVGYMPLFWVATIVAVDLILRRTRFGRSVFAVGGNEEASRRAGVAVNKVYITVFAACSTFAVLGGILAAGRLQSVAQSSGGTDTNLMAIAAAVIGGTSLFGGRGSAYAALFGMLVLQSITSGLNLIGVEAEVRYIVTGAVLLLAVTIDSLSRRARRSSGTA; encoded by the coding sequence ATGACCACCACGTACGACAAGAGCGACGAACGCCTCGTCGGCACGGACTCGCCGCGCGCGACGCTGAGGGCCTTCGGTCGCCGCATCCGCTCGGGGGACCTCGGGATGGCACCGGTCATCATCGGGCTCCTCGCGATCTGGGTGATCTTCTTCCTCCAGAACGAGCGCTTCCTGTCCTCGCGCAACCTGGTCAACCTGAGCCTCGACTCCGCGACGATCGGCATGATCTCGCTCGGGATCGTGCTCGTGCTGCTCCTCGGCGAGATCGACCTGTCGGTCGGCTCGGTCAGCGGTGTCGGCGGGTCGATCCTCGCGGTCATGCTTGTCTACCAGGGCTGGCCGCTGCTCCCGTCGATCCTGCTGGCGCTCGCCGCGGGCGTGGCGATCGGCACGTTCTACGGGCTGCTCTTCACGCAGTTCGGGGTCCCGAGCTTCGTCATCACCCTGGCCGGCCTGCTCGCGTTCCTCGGAGTCCAGCTGTGGGTCCTCGGCAGCCGCGGCACGGTGAACCTGCCGGTCGACTCGTGGCTCATCGAGTTCGCCAACTTCAAGTTCCTGTCCGAGCCGGTCTCGTACGGTCTCGCGGTCGTCATCGGTCTGGTCTACCTCGGCACCCGCCTGCGGACGATCCAGCGCCGTCGCGCCGCGAACCTCTCCGCGCCCTCCTTCCAGGGCGCGGTGGTCCGGGCGGTGCTGATGGTGGCGGCGCTGTTGTTCGGCGCCTGGTACCTCAACCAGGACCGCGGTGTCGGCTACATGCCGCTGTTCTGGGTGGCGACGATCGTGGCGGTCGACCTGATCTTGCGCAGGACGCGGTTCGGCCGCTCGGTCTTCGCGGTCGGCGGCAACGAGGAGGCGTCGCGGCGCGCGGGCGTCGCGGTGAACAAGGTCTACATCACGGTGTTCGCGGCGTGCTCGACGTTCGCGGTGCTCGGCGGCATCCTCGCCGCGGGACGCCTGCAGTCTGTCGCGCAGTCCAGCGGCGGCACCGACACCAACCTGATGGCGATCGCGGCCGCGGTCATCGGCGGGACGAGCCTGTTCGGCGGGCGCGGCTCGGCGTACGCGGCGCTGTTCGGCATGCTCGTGCTCCAGTCGATCACGAGCGGTCTCAACCTCATCGGGGTCGAGGCCGAGGTGCGCTACATCGTGACGGGCGCGGTCCTGCTGCTCGCCGTGACGATCGACTCGCTGTCGCGCCGGGCCAGGCGCAGCAGCGGTACGGCCTAG
- a CDS encoding MMPL family transporter, translating to MSSMLYRLGRAAAAHPWRTLSAWLVVLVGVLAFASSAGGTFQDDWDVPGAEGQAGLDALRAHMPQAGGASALVAVHDPDGDALAEGDLSRLAGELADVPHVIKVSPPQMSEDADTALLTLRYDVPVTDNDVIGALEPLEDAVAAADLEGVEVQYGGEVPGSAMEMSGRGEMIGVGVALVLLVLTFGSVVAAGLPIVVALVGLAIGSAGVTLLAATTDVSSTAPTVATMVGLGVGIDYALLLVTRFVEQLRGGQSKVEAAGYAVATAGRSVVFAGLTVLVSLMGLGLAGLPMYSAFGAATAIAVAAVMAASLTLVPAFCGLAGHRLVARKDRGRPYEDSADQAARSTLTGRWARRIGARPLPWALAALVVLVALAAPALGMRTFPQDASADPTSFTTRQAYDLVAAEYGHGANGPLTFVADTGTVDPAQTERLREDLADDPRIASVGPAATSSDGAITVFDAQPAFGPQDERTTDLITSLRADTLPDGVQLTGGTAILTDISTMLSERIWLVVGFVVLVSMLLLAMMFRSVVVPIKAAFMNLLSIGAAYGVVTLVFQHGWGSSLLGMDHAVPVSSWVPILMFAILFGLSMDYEVFLLSRIREGWLRTGDARGSVVSGLASSARVISSAAAIMVAVFLGFATEGDVTVKMLGLGMAVAVALDATLVRLVLVPATMTMLGHWNWWLPAWIDRRLPHVRAELDADAGAVPVAAGPVGPPGSADEHEGVSA from the coding sequence ATGTCCAGCATGTTGTACCGCCTCGGCCGAGCGGCCGCGGCACACCCGTGGCGCACGCTCAGCGCGTGGCTCGTCGTGCTCGTCGGGGTGCTCGCGTTCGCGTCGAGCGCCGGGGGCACGTTCCAGGACGACTGGGACGTCCCCGGGGCCGAGGGCCAGGCGGGGCTCGACGCCCTGCGCGCCCACATGCCGCAGGCGGGTGGAGCGAGTGCCCTCGTCGCCGTGCACGACCCTGACGGTGATGCTCTCGCGGAAGGTGACCTCAGCCGGCTCGCCGGCGAGCTCGCCGACGTCCCGCACGTCATAAAGGTGTCGCCGCCGCAGATGTCCGAGGACGCCGACACCGCGTTGCTGACGCTGCGCTATGACGTCCCGGTCACCGACAACGATGTGATCGGGGCGCTCGAGCCGCTCGAGGACGCGGTCGCCGCGGCCGACCTCGAAGGCGTCGAGGTCCAGTACGGCGGAGAGGTGCCGGGGTCCGCGATGGAGATGAGCGGGCGCGGCGAGATGATCGGCGTGGGCGTGGCCCTCGTCCTCCTCGTCCTGACGTTCGGCTCGGTCGTGGCAGCAGGCCTGCCGATCGTGGTGGCGCTGGTCGGGCTCGCGATCGGCAGTGCCGGCGTGACGCTCCTCGCGGCGACGACCGACGTCAGCTCGACCGCGCCGACCGTCGCGACGATGGTGGGGCTGGGAGTCGGCATCGACTACGCGTTGCTGCTGGTCACGCGCTTCGTCGAACAGCTGCGCGGCGGCCAGTCGAAGGTCGAAGCCGCCGGGTACGCCGTCGCGACCGCGGGTCGCTCGGTGGTCTTCGCCGGGTTGACCGTGCTGGTCTCGTTGATGGGCCTCGGTCTCGCCGGACTGCCGATGTACTCGGCGTTCGGGGCCGCCACCGCGATCGCCGTCGCTGCGGTGATGGCGGCTTCGCTGACACTCGTCCCCGCGTTCTGCGGTCTGGCCGGCCACCGGCTCGTCGCCCGCAAGGACCGTGGACGCCCGTACGAGGACAGCGCCGACCAGGCCGCCCGTTCCACCCTCACCGGCCGCTGGGCGCGCCGGATCGGGGCGCGCCCGCTGCCGTGGGCGCTCGCCGCACTCGTCGTGCTCGTGGCGCTCGCCGCGCCGGCGCTGGGTATGCGGACGTTCCCGCAGGACGCCAGCGCCGACCCGACGTCGTTCACGACCAGGCAGGCGTACGACCTGGTCGCGGCCGAGTACGGCCACGGCGCCAACGGGCCGCTGACGTTCGTCGCCGACACAGGCACCGTCGACCCGGCCCAGACCGAGCGGCTGCGCGAGGACCTCGCCGACGACCCGCGCATCGCGTCGGTCGGTCCCGCGGCCACGTCGTCGGACGGGGCGATCACGGTGTTCGACGCGCAGCCCGCCTTCGGGCCGCAGGACGAGCGCACGACCGACCTGATCACGTCGCTGCGGGCCGACACGCTGCCAGACGGCGTCCAGCTCACCGGCGGTACGGCGATCTTGACCGACATCTCGACGATGTTGTCCGAGCGCATCTGGCTCGTCGTCGGCTTCGTGGTGCTCGTGTCGATGCTGCTGCTGGCGATGATGTTCCGCTCGGTGGTCGTCCCGATCAAGGCGGCATTCATGAACCTGCTGTCGATCGGCGCCGCGTACGGGGTCGTGACCCTGGTGTTCCAGCACGGCTGGGGCTCGTCCCTGCTCGGGATGGACCATGCCGTCCCTGTCTCGAGCTGGGTTCCGATCTTGATGTTCGCGATCCTGTTCGGGCTGTCGATGGACTACGAGGTGTTCTTGCTGTCGCGGATCCGCGAGGGCTGGCTCCGTACGGGCGACGCCCGCGGGTCCGTCGTCTCGGGCCTCGCGTCCAGCGCACGCGTGATCTCGAGCGCGGCGGCGATCATGGTGGCCGTCTTCCTCGGGTTCGCGACGGAGGGCGACGTCACGGTCAAGATGCTCGGGCTCGGGATGGCCGTCGCCGTCGCGCTCGACGCGACGCTCGTCCGGCTGGTCCTCGTCCCCGCGACGATGACGATGCTCGGCCACTGGAACTGGTGGCTTCCCGCGTGGATCGACCGTCGACTCCCGCACGTGCGGGCCGAGCTGGACGCGGACGCGGGCGCGGTGCCCGTGGCGGCTGGGCCGGTGGGGCCGCCCGGGAGCGCGGACGAGCATGAGGGGGTCTCGGCATGA
- a CDS encoding BTAD domain-containing putative transcriptional regulator: MWLAVLGPVEMHGEQASPPVALGTRKHRVLLATLALGAGNVQSVDVLIDYLWGDHPPGGAHGTLQAYVSGLRRALATVLPPGAASPLRTAGGGYVLDTDALTIDAATASDLMQGAHRRLGPLVRHAIPGSGVAGSDVLQQAADDLDAAAALWRGRPYDELGEHPQAVAERARLDELRLLALEDRATVRLAQGEHATVAVELESLTAQHPLRERLWTLRAVALARSGRQADALESIRVLATTLDDELGLQPGTQVQEAQTAILRQDPAITWSEEAPPPAPAPADPVPARPRSRPQPRLPRLPAWPMVGRDRELTLLLDRLEAADAGEPQFACVAGEPGIGKSRLVAEVLARARERGARVLVGRCSQDSGAPPLWPWESILDGLGGAVPTSMGADPDSERFAAWDRICRQVLDAASERPLVVALDDLQWADPSSLGVLRHLCAVAHESRLLLLVTMRTHPEPSGPVAETLEALARRHAASVALSGLSASETAEVLAAVSAQPVAPAAAEAMRERTEGNPFFVVEYARLLGDAGGDVEIEPPTAVADVVRRRLSAVPESTLDVLRHAAVVGRRFDLATVMSSTGLSDLAVLDQLEPATAAGMLRDEGDDRFRFAHALVRDAVYATLSPSRRQRMHARIAEALGDDRRASSRVAEIARHWADAGEDHAAQAWTSAYRAALAAQRRHGHDEGAELLHLALTRIDLDPDATPADRYELLLALADAARWAARWDELTDAVEEAIAVADEIGDPELLARAAVATTRGALWQSRPSGETKETVVGAQRRALAALPPGDSALRCTLLIGLANELYYTATEAECQLLVAEGLDMARRLGDDALVMEMCSAAFLAVWHPWTAEQRLALADEAVALAGRLGDARAETMALAQRAAVHSELGNVEDLERDLAEARGLADALQLTYAQWFLDCMRLPWLAMRGELDAARTTMADLMTVIDTIAVPHKHDAVGGLMLVLGIWGGLDEKEDAGLGQLVAAARVPIHMAATGILVRLGRLDEARAMYEESQPSLDDDSWIAPLIWGFGAEVALALGERDLAAAAYGRLAPLRGGVLSAGSTIAMGPVDAFLALAAAANDNLELATLHADDAVRLMREWRIPLAEEWLQGQRDLHGF; encoded by the coding sequence ATGTGGCTCGCTGTTCTCGGACCGGTCGAGATGCACGGCGAGCAGGCATCACCGCCGGTCGCGCTCGGCACGCGCAAGCACCGCGTCCTGCTCGCGACCCTTGCGCTCGGCGCCGGGAACGTCCAGAGCGTCGACGTGCTCATCGACTACCTCTGGGGCGACCACCCGCCCGGCGGTGCGCACGGCACGCTGCAGGCGTACGTGTCGGGCCTGCGGCGGGCACTGGCGACGGTGCTGCCGCCCGGCGCGGCCTCGCCGTTGCGGACGGCCGGTGGCGGGTACGTCCTCGACACGGATGCTCTGACGATCGACGCGGCGACCGCGAGCGACCTCATGCAGGGAGCGCACCGCCGGCTCGGACCGCTCGTCCGGCACGCGATCCCGGGCTCAGGGGTGGCGGGGTCGGACGTTCTCCAGCAGGCGGCGGACGACCTCGACGCCGCGGCTGCCCTGTGGCGTGGGCGCCCGTACGACGAGCTCGGCGAGCACCCCCAGGCCGTCGCCGAGCGGGCGCGCCTCGACGAGCTGCGCCTCCTCGCGCTCGAGGACCGCGCGACCGTACGGCTGGCCCAGGGAGAGCACGCCACGGTCGCCGTCGAGCTGGAGTCGCTCACCGCCCAGCACCCGCTCCGCGAGCGCCTGTGGACACTGCGCGCGGTCGCACTGGCCCGCAGCGGGCGTCAGGCCGACGCGCTGGAGTCGATCCGCGTACTGGCGACCACCCTCGACGACGAGCTCGGCCTCCAGCCCGGCACGCAGGTCCAAGAGGCGCAGACGGCGATCCTGCGGCAGGACCCCGCGATCACGTGGTCGGAGGAGGCGCCGCCACCGGCACCCGCGCCGGCCGACCCCGTACCGGCTCGTCCTCGGTCGCGCCCCCAGCCACGACTCCCCCGGCTCCCCGCCTGGCCGATGGTCGGACGCGACCGCGAGCTCACGCTGCTCCTCGACCGGCTCGAGGCCGCCGACGCAGGCGAGCCGCAGTTCGCGTGCGTCGCCGGCGAGCCAGGGATCGGCAAGTCCCGCCTGGTCGCCGAGGTGCTCGCCCGGGCGCGCGAGCGCGGCGCCCGCGTCCTCGTCGGCCGCTGCTCCCAAGACAGCGGTGCTCCCCCACTGTGGCCGTGGGAGTCGATCCTGGACGGGCTCGGTGGCGCCGTGCCGACCTCGATGGGCGCCGACCCCGACAGCGAGCGCTTCGCCGCGTGGGACCGCATCTGCCGCCAGGTGCTCGACGCCGCGAGCGAACGCCCCCTCGTCGTCGCGCTGGACGACCTCCAGTGGGCGGATCCATCCTCGCTGGGAGTCCTGCGCCACCTCTGCGCGGTGGCCCACGAGTCACGCCTCCTCCTCCTCGTCACCATGCGGACCCACCCTGAACCCAGCGGGCCGGTCGCAGAGACGCTCGAGGCCCTCGCCCGTCGCCACGCGGCCTCGGTGGCGCTGAGTGGCCTGTCGGCGTCGGAGACCGCCGAGGTCCTCGCGGCGGTCTCGGCACAACCCGTCGCTCCCGCGGCGGCCGAGGCGATGCGCGAGCGTACGGAGGGCAACCCATTCTTCGTCGTCGAGTACGCCCGTCTCCTGGGCGATGCCGGAGGCGACGTAGAGATCGAGCCCCCGACCGCTGTCGCCGACGTCGTACGACGCCGCCTGTCGGCGGTCCCCGAGAGCACGCTCGACGTCCTTCGGCACGCCGCGGTCGTCGGGAGGCGCTTCGACCTCGCCACCGTGATGAGCAGCACCGGGCTCAGCGATCTCGCGGTCCTCGACCAGCTCGAGCCGGCGACGGCGGCAGGGATGCTCCGAGACGAGGGGGACGACCGGTTCCGGTTCGCTCATGCACTCGTCCGGGATGCGGTGTACGCGACGCTGTCGCCCTCGCGGCGTCAGCGGATGCACGCCCGGATCGCCGAGGCGCTCGGCGACGACCGGCGTGCGTCGAGCCGGGTCGCGGAGATCGCGCGCCACTGGGCGGACGCGGGCGAGGACCACGCCGCACAGGCCTGGACCTCGGCATACCGGGCAGCGCTCGCGGCGCAGCGGCGACACGGCCACGACGAGGGGGCCGAGCTGCTGCACCTAGCGCTGACCCGCATCGACCTCGACCCCGACGCCACCCCTGCCGACCGGTACGAGCTGCTTCTCGCGCTGGCCGACGCCGCTCGCTGGGCGGCACGCTGGGACGAGCTCACCGACGCCGTCGAGGAGGCGATCGCGGTCGCCGACGAGATCGGCGACCCCGAGCTCCTGGCCCGTGCCGCGGTCGCGACGACGCGCGGCGCGCTGTGGCAGAGCCGCCCGTCCGGAGAGACGAAGGAGACCGTCGTCGGAGCACAGCGGCGGGCGCTGGCCGCGCTGCCGCCCGGCGACTCGGCGCTGCGCTGCACGCTGCTGATCGGCCTGGCCAACGAGCTGTACTACACCGCCACCGAGGCGGAGTGCCAGCTCCTGGTCGCCGAGGGGCTCGACATGGCACGGCGCCTCGGCGACGACGCGCTGGTCATGGAGATGTGCTCCGCGGCGTTCCTCGCGGTCTGGCACCCCTGGACCGCCGAGCAGCGTCTCGCGCTGGCCGACGAGGCGGTCGCGCTCGCCGGCCGCCTCGGCGATGCCCGCGCGGAGACGATGGCGCTCGCGCAGCGGGCCGCCGTGCACAGCGAGCTCGGCAACGTCGAGGACCTCGAACGCGACCTGGCAGAGGCGCGCGGACTCGCGGACGCGCTCCAGCTGACGTATGCCCAGTGGTTCCTCGACTGCATGCGGCTCCCCTGGCTGGCGATGCGCGGCGAGCTCGACGCCGCCCGTACGACGATGGCCGACCTCATGACGGTGATCGACACGATCGCCGTCCCGCACAAGCACGACGCAGTCGGCGGCCTGATGCTGGTGCTCGGGATCTGGGGCGGGCTCGACGAGAAGGAAGACGCCGGGCTCGGACAGCTCGTCGCCGCTGCTCGCGTGCCGATCCACATGGCGGCCACCGGCATCCTCGTCCGGCTCGGCCGTCTTGACGAGGCACGGGCGATGTACGAGGAGTCGCAGCCGTCGCTCGACGACGACAGCTGGATCGCGCCGCTCATCTGGGGTTTCGGCGCGGAGGTCGCCCTCGCGCTGGGTGAGCGCGACCTCGCTGCGGCGGCGTACGGGCGGCTCGCCCCGCTGCGTGGTGGCGTCCTGAGCGCGGGGTCGACGATCGCGATGGGACCGGTGGACGCCTTCCTCGCCCTGGCTGCGGCCGCGAACGACAACCTCGAGCTCGCGACGCTGCACGCGGACGACGCCGTACGGCTGATGCGGGAATGGCGGATCCCGCTGGCCGAGGAGTGGCTCCAAGGTCAGCGGGATCTGCACGGGTTCTGA